AGCGTCTCGACGGCGCGATACGCGGGCAGAACGGTGCCGTGCTCGTCCTGCCAGGATCCGTCTTCGCCGATGCTCAGCGGGACAGCCGTGTGGTTCAGCTCGCGGATCGCGCGAACGACGGAGGCAGCGGATGCGCGGGAGACGGCGTGCTCGTCATTCGAGCCACCACCGACGACGGCGATCCGAATGGGCGTGGACTGTGACATGAGGTGTCTCCTTGCAGCTGGTGCGATTCGCGCTGTGTCGCGTCGAGGGTGCGGTGAATGCGATGGGCGCGGGTGCCGACGCGGGTGAGCATCTCGTGTTCGATCGTGTGCGACCATTCGGCCCACTCCGCGACGGTGGGCTCGCCGTCCCGTCCGGGGCCGAAGATCGTCACCGTCTCGCCGGGCTGCAGCAGTTCGTCGCCGGTGTCGACGACGACCATGTCCATCGAGATCCTGCCCACCAACGAGCGCCGCCTGCCTCGTGCGAACACCTGCGCCCGCCCGGACGCGGCGCGGGGAAGACCATCGCCGTACCCGATAGGCAGGAGCACCAGATGGGTGCGGGCCGGTGTGGTGAAGTCATGCCCGTAGCCCACACCGGTGCCCGCCGCCACCTCGCGGGAGGACACGACCGTCGAGGTCAGGGTCAGCGCGGGCTGCAGGAAGTCGGTCGTGCGGGACGGATCGACCCCGAAGAGACCCGCGCCGATCCGATGGATACCGAACCCGCTTCCCTCACCTGTCAGCGTCGCCGCGGTCGCGGCGAGATGGAGCATGTGCGGGTTCAGAGCGCGGCGTCTGGCAGTGCGCACCGCATTCTCGAAGACCAGGCGTTCGCGCGCGTTCTGCGGATTGCCCGGGTCATCCGCGCACGACATGTGCCCCATCACCCCGACCACACGGATGATGCCGGCCGCCTCGTACTCTCGCGCGAGCGTGCACAGCGCCGGCCAGTCGCGTGCCGCGCAGCCGTCCCGGCCGATACCTACGTCGATGTGCAGATGCACCCGTGCCGTTGTTCCCGCGTGCCGTGCCGCCCTGGCGACGGCGTACAGCAGTTCGAGACTCGGTACGGCCAGTTCGATGCGCTCGCGCAGTGCCGTCTCGAAGTCCGCGTCCAGGGTGTTGAGCCAGCTCAGGATCGGGGAATCGATGCCCACTGCACGCAGCGCGAGCGCCTCGTCGATGCAGGTCACGCCGATCGAGCCCGCCCCGGACTCGAGCACCGAGCGAGCGACGTCCCCGTGCCCGAATGCGTCAGCCTTGAGGACGGCCATGAGCCGTCCCCCGGTCAATGCGTGAAATCGCTTGGTGTTCTCACGGATCGCATCGTCATGGACGATGAGTTCCGAGGCGGGTGATCGCATGGGATCAAGTCAAATGATCAGCGTGTTGCCGCAGCGTATCCGGATTCGGATACGGAAACGATATGAGGCCTGGGCGCACCGACTGCACGCGCTTCGCGGTCGCGGTATGCAGTGGGCTTCCGCCTCGATGCCGGGCCGCACGAAACACGACAGGCCCCGCGGAAACAGAACAGGCCCCGCCGAAGCGGAGCCTGTTCTTCACTGTCTCAACACAGTGTGGACCTAAGGGGATTCGAACCCCTGACCTCCTCGATGCGAACGAGGCGCGCTACCAACTGCGCCATAGGCCCGTGAACCTCAGCTAGATTATCACGCTCGAAAGGTGCGCCGCGCCGAGGCGGTGCTCAGCCAGCAGCACGGCGCTCGAGAAGCTGTCGCACGTGCTGTTCGATCTCTGCGTCATCCACGAACCCCATCCGGGCATATGGAGAGGAGGCTTCCTTGGCAGCGGGCAACGGCACCGGTGCCGGCGCCGCCATCTGCTCCGCGCGCTCCCGAAGTGCGGCCACTCGAGCGGCGCGACGCAGCTCCTGCTGCGCCTCGATCTCCGCCCTCGCGATCTGGGCGGCTGACCCGGCGACAGCCACCAGCGGCTCGGGCAACCGCCGCGGCGTCCAAGACGCCCGACCTTGATCATGCAACGGAGGAGAGACCCGCACCGGTGCGTCCTCGATGACGACGGGCGCAGGCCGGTTCGCGGCACGGCGAGCCACCGATGCCATCTTCTGCAGGGTCGCAGCAGCCACGAACGCGAGGGCACCGCCGACCCAGATCAGCAGTTGTGTGCCACCGATCAGCAGCTGCCACACACCCAGCCCCGCCACGGCGAGGCCGGCCGACAACAGCACGGTGCCGACCACCCGCACGCGCCGGCGGGCACGCGCCTGTCGCACCACGGGGTCGGCGCGTGTCGCGGCCAACTCCTCACGGAGCCGCACCAGTTCGACCGCTTCCTTCTCCGACTGCAGTCGCTTCGCGAGCTTCTGCTGCGCGTGCGCGGTGCGTGCGTTGAGCTCGAGATGCACCTCTGCCGGCGTCTCACTCGTCTCCGCGAGCACGCGCAGGGCCTGGTTCAGCCGCACTGCGTTCCGCTCGGAGGCGTTGTACTGGTAGCGTCCGCGCCACGACGGCAGCAGATACAGCATCCAGAGCAGCACGGCGACGAGGACGATAACGCCCCCACTCAGCACCGGCCCATCCATAGGGTCAACGGTATGCGACCGGGCGCCGCCTGCCCCTCAGTCCCGGGCGCGTGTCGCCACGGCGCGAAGAGAATCTCAGATCGAGAGACGGTCCGAGGGCGGAACCATCGCGGCTTCCTGCGGCGCGCGCCCGCTCACCCAACGCGCGAGCACGCCCTCCGGGGCGTCCTCACGAGTGAGCGCGAAGGCGTAATGATCACGCCAGTCGCCATCGATGTGGATGTAGCGACGCCGCAGCCCCTCGTATCGGAAGCCGAGCTTCTGGACGACGCGCAGGCTCGCCTCATTCTCCGGCCGGATGCAGATCTCCATCCGGTGCAGTCCGAATTCTCTGAACGACGCGTCCGTCGCGAGCGCCACGGCCGTCGGCGTGATGCCCTTACCGGCGAATCGCTCACTGACCCAATAGCCGATGGTGGCCGAGCAGAGAGATCCGCGCGCCACACCCCAGACATTCAGCTGCCCGGCGATCTCACCCTCGTGTTCCATCACGAACGGGTATCCCCCGCCGTCACGGTACTGCTGCAGCAGGCGACGGATGCTGACGCGCATGTCGAACGACGCCGATCCGTTCGGGATCGTCGCCTCCCAGCGCTGCAGCCATGCACGGTTGCTCAGCAGCTCGTGCTGCAGCACGCGGGCATCACGAGTTCGGATGAGCCGAAGCTCGACCGGACCGTGACGGTGCCCCTGCAGCAAGTCCATACGCACCTCGCGCTCCGGAACGCCTAGAGGCGCTCGCTGAATTCCTTCAGCCACGGCCGCAGCTCTGCGCCGAGGTCATCTCGGTCGGTCGCGAGCTGCACGATCGCCTTGATGTAGTCGACGCGATCGCCTGTGTCGTAGCGCCGTCCTCGGAAGATCACGCCGATCACGCCAGGGCCCTCTGCGTCTGCCGCGAGTTCCTGCAACGCGTCGGTGAGCTGGATCTCGCCGCCCTTGCCCGGCTCCGTGCGCTCCAGGATCGGGAAGACCGCGGCCGGCAGGATGTAACGGCCGATGATCGCGAGGTTGGAGGGTGCGTCCTCGGGAGCGGGCTTCTCCACGAGGTCAGTGACGCGCACGATGTCGGCATCGTCGGTCGCCTCGACGGCGGCAGCACCGTAGAGGTGGATGCTTGAGGGCTCGACCTCCATCAATGCGACGACGGTCGCCCCGGTGCGCTCGTTGAT
The DNA window shown above is from Microbacterium murale and carries:
- the alr gene encoding alanine racemase, with the translated sequence MRSPASELIVHDDAIRENTKRFHALTGGRLMAVLKADAFGHGDVARSVLESGAGSIGVTCIDEALALRAVGIDSPILSWLNTLDADFETALRERIELAVPSLELLYAVARAARHAGTTARVHLHIDVGIGRDGCAARDWPALCTLAREYEAAGIIRVVGVMGHMSCADDPGNPQNARERLVFENAVRTARRRALNPHMLHLAATAATLTGEGSGFGIHRIGAGLFGVDPSRTTDFLQPALTLTSTVVSSREVAAGTGVGYGHDFTTPARTHLVLLPIGYGDGLPRAASGRAQVFARGRRRSLVGRISMDMVVVDTGDELLQPGETVTIFGPGRDGEPTVAEWAEWSHTIEHEMLTRVGTRAHRIHRTLDATQRESHQLQGDTSCHSPRPFGSPSSVVARMTSTPSPAHPLPPSFARSAS
- the galU gene encoding UTP--glucose-1-phosphate uridylyltransferase GalU: MGHQKMKAVIPAAGLGTRFLPATKAMPKEMLPVVDKPAIQYVVEEAAAAGIDDILVIIGRNKNMISNHFDSVPELEVKLTEKGDMARLERVMKSSDLADIHYLRQGEPKGLGHAVLRAKAHVGDSSFAVLLGDDLIDERDELLTTMIEINERTGATVVALMEVEPSSIHLYGAAAVEATDDADIVRVTDLVEKPAPEDAPSNLAIIGRYILPAAVFPILERTEPGKGGEIQLTDALQELAADAEGPGVIGVIFRGRRYDTGDRVDYIKAIVQLATDRDDLGAELRPWLKEFSERL
- a CDS encoding GNAT family N-acetyltransferase; this translates as MDLLQGHRHGPVELRLIRTRDARVLQHELLSNRAWLQRWEATIPNGSASFDMRVSIRRLLQQYRDGGGYPFVMEHEGEIAGQLNVWGVARGSLCSATIGYWVSERFAGKGITPTAVALATDASFREFGLHRMEICIRPENEASLRVVQKLGFRYEGLRRRYIHIDGDWRDHYAFALTREDAPEGVLARWVSGRAPQEAAMVPPSDRLSI